A stretch of the Prochlorococcus marinus str. MIT 0918 genome encodes the following:
- a CDS encoding DCC1-like thiol-disulfide oxidoreductase family protein: MESRLLFIYDGECPFCNHFAELIELKSSLPNISILNGRENLNKLNDLYVKGYDLNKGAILLNGKNILHGASAIHYICSQISSPSDSLLKVLSLTFSSKQRTKIIFPFLLIARRAALILKGIPPQLI; this comes from the coding sequence ACTTTTATTTATTTATGATGGCGAATGTCCTTTTTGCAATCATTTTGCAGAATTAATTGAATTAAAAAGTTCTTTGCCTAATATTTCTATTCTAAATGGAAGGGAAAACCTTAACAAGCTAAATGATTTATATGTGAAGGGCTATGACCTAAATAAAGGAGCAATTCTTCTTAACGGTAAAAATATTCTGCATGGAGCAAGTGCTATTCATTATATCTGTTCTCAAATATCAAGCCCTTCAGATTCATTATTAAAAGTTCTTTCTCTAACTTTTTCATCTAAACAAAGAACAAAAATTATATTTCCTTTCCTTCTAATAGCAAGGAGAGCAGCCCTTATTTTAAAAGGTATTCCTCCACAATTAATATAA